The genome window GCTGCTAAAAAAGGCGGCACCGAAGCCACCGAAGCCCGCAACAAGGAAGCGCTGAAGGTGCACGGCATGCTCAAAGAGGAACTTGCCTATGTGAACAAGGTGGCAAAAAACGACAAGGACACCATTCTGCTTTCGGGTTTTGACGCCAGCAATGAGCCCTCGCCCACCGAAGTGCCCGATGCGCCCGTCATTAAACGGATTGAAGATGGCGACTCGCCCGGCACCGCAAAAATTTTTCTGGCGAAAATTACCAGCCAGCTGCTCTCCACCAAGCAGAAACTGACCTTCATTGTGCAACTCACCACGGACGATTCTGACGAAGATAGTTTCAAAATAGTTTTGATGACAAGCAATTCAAAAAAACTGGTTATCCCCAATCTCCTTCGCGGGCAGGAAGTGTTCATACGCCTATCGGCAATGAACGCTCACGGGCAGAGCGACTGGAGCACCGTTACTCCTTTCATTGCAAGAACAGGCACATCTGAGAAAAAGAAACCCTTTCCCCCGCCACCGCCACCGCCACCGCCTCCTCCGCCTCCGCCAGCCCCGTAAGAGTACGGATAACGAAAAGTTCGAATCTACGAATGAATGCAAGGGCGATTGCTATTCGAAAATTCAGTATCCTTCATTGACGTTGGGTTCTGCCAAAGCAATTTTGCGGCATACTAAAGCCGGGTGGGCATATACTAAACTAAAATTGTGATATACTAAAATCGCTTTGTGATGTACTTAAGCCGCTTTGTGATATACCAAACTCGCTTTGTGGC of Bacteroidota bacterium contains these proteins:
- a CDS encoding fibronectin type III domain-containing protein — its product is MKRPFLAVMHCTPVQFDLLLKLLNKVITHLTDNAGIFTAPDPTVAALQAEVSPLEKAIAAAKKGGTEATEARNKEALKVHGMLKEELAYVNKVAKNDKDTILLSGFDASNEPSPTEVPDAPVIKRIEDGDSPGTAKIFLAKITSQLLSTKQKLTFIVQLTTDDSDEDSFKIVLMTSNSKKLVIPNLLRGQEVFIRLSAMNAHGQSDWSTVTPFIARTGTSEKKKPFPPPPPPPPPPPPPPAP